In Blautia wexlerae DSM 19850, a single window of DNA contains:
- a CDS encoding IS30 family transposase translates to MKNKGNQKHLTFEQRVDIEKGLTENKSFTEIGRIIGKNPSTISKEVRLHAHTKERPDSGYTHPPCIHRKNCKVTCLCDKMCGIHCKLCRKPSFRCTDICPAYETAECEKLNKPPYVCNGCGKKTHCLMPRKFYSSKYAHDEYRSVLVDCRVGINQTPESIQSMNDLLVPLIKEKHQSIGHIYATHAEELGCSRRTLYSYINDCVFDVRNGDLRRSVRYKKRKKPTQTSAKDRSYRQGHNYENFQNYMKDHPDINVVEMDCVEGMKGESCALLTFTFRNCNLMLMFLLEYQDQECVLEVFVWLETVLGQDAFKKLFPVILTDGGSEFSAREEMEKFCDGSKSTTVFYCDPYSFWQKGACEKNHEYIRYIRPKGSSFADLNDEKVRLMMNHINNEKRDSLNGHSPYELSLLLLDNKLHKALGLKAIAPDDVMLSPKLIK, encoded by the coding sequence ATGAAAAATAAAGGCAATCAGAAACATTTAACATTTGAACAGCGTGTTGATATCGAGAAAGGTCTTACTGAGAATAAAAGCTTCACTGAAATTGGACGGATTATTGGTAAAAATCCATCTACCATATCAAAGGAAGTACGTCTCCACGCACATACAAAAGAACGTCCGGATTCAGGTTACACTCACCCGCCATGTATTCATCGCAAGAACTGTAAGGTGACATGCTTGTGTGATAAGATGTGTGGCATTCATTGTAAGCTTTGCAGAAAACCATCCTTTCGCTGCACTGATATATGTCCCGCATATGAGACAGCTGAATGTGAGAAACTGAATAAACCTCCCTACGTATGTAATGGCTGTGGTAAAAAGACCCATTGTCTTATGCCCAGAAAGTTTTATTCATCCAAATATGCCCATGATGAGTACCGTAGCGTGCTAGTCGATTGCAGAGTCGGCATTAACCAGACTCCGGAAAGCATTCAATCCATGAATGATTTATTGGTTCCATTGATCAAGGAGAAGCATCAGTCCATCGGTCATATTTATGCTACTCATGCAGAAGAATTGGGTTGCTCCAGAAGAACACTTTACTCCTACATCAATGATTGTGTATTCGATGTCCGCAATGGTGACTTAAGACGTTCTGTACGTTATAAGAAACGCAAGAAACCTACACAGACCAGTGCAAAAGATCGTTCTTATCGTCAAGGTCATAACTACGAAAATTTCCAGAATTATATGAAAGATCATCCAGATATAAATGTTGTGGAAATGGACTGCGTGGAAGGAATGAAAGGCGAAAGCTGCGCCCTCTTGACCTTTACATTCCGCAACTGCAATCTTATGCTTATGTTCCTGTTGGAATATCAAGACCAGGAATGCGTGTTAGAGGTCTTTGTATGGCTTGAAACAGTGTTAGGACAGGATGCATTCAAAAAGCTTTTTCCGGTGATCCTCACGGATGGAGGTTCAGAATTCTCAGCTCGTGAAGAGATGGAGAAATTCTGTGACGGAAGTAAAAGCACGACGGTCTTTTACTGTGATCCATACAGCTTTTGGCAAAAAGGTGCCTGCGAAAAGAACCACGAGTATATCCGCTACATCCGTCCGAAAGGGAGTTCATTCGCTGATTTAAATGACGAGAAAGTCAGACTTATGATGAATCACATAAACAACGAAAAAAGAGACAGTCTTAATGGACATAGCCCATATGAACTCTCTCTTTTACTCTTGGACAACAAACTGCACAAAGCATTAGGATTAAAGGCAATCGCACCTGATGATGTTATGCTTAGTCCAAAACTTATAAAATAA
- the trpS gene encoding tryptophan--tRNA ligase, with the protein MSKIILTGDRPTGRLHVGHYVGSLSERVRLQNSGLYDEIYIMIADAQALTDNAEHPEKVRQNILQVALDYLACGIDPEKSTIFIQSMVPELTELTFYYMNLVTVARVQRNPTVKSEIQMRNFETSIPVGFFCYPISQAADITAFRATTVPVGEDQLPMLEQCKEIVHKFNTVYGETLTEPEIILPSNKACLRLPGIDGKAKMSKSLGNCIYLSDEEADVKKKVMSMFTDPNHLRVEDPGRVEGNPVFIYLDAFCKPEYFAEFLPEYQNLDELKAHYTRGGLGDVKVKKFLNKVLQAELSPIRERRKYWEQHLDDVYDILKEGSRIAEAKAAQTLHDVRSAMQINYFDDNSLIK; encoded by the coding sequence ATGAGCAAAATTATTTTAACCGGTGACCGCCCAACAGGCCGCCTTCATGTTGGACATTATGTTGGTTCATTATCCGAGCGTGTTCGTTTACAGAACTCCGGCTTATATGATGAAATTTATATTATGATCGCAGATGCACAGGCATTAACAGATAACGCTGAACACCCTGAAAAAGTTCGCCAGAACATCCTTCAGGTCGCCCTGGATTATCTTGCATGCGGCATTGATCCTGAGAAATCCACTATCTTTATCCAGTCCATGGTTCCGGAGCTTACAGAGCTTACTTTCTATTATATGAACCTTGTTACTGTGGCACGTGTACAGCGTAATCCTACAGTTAAATCTGAAATCCAGATGCGTAATTTTGAGACAAGCATCCCTGTTGGATTCTTCTGCTATCCAATCAGCCAGGCTGCAGATATCACTGCATTCCGCGCTACTACTGTTCCGGTTGGCGAAGATCAGCTTCCAATGCTCGAGCAGTGCAAGGAGATCGTCCACAAATTTAATACTGTTTATGGTGAAACTCTGACAGAGCCTGAGATTATTCTGCCATCCAATAAAGCATGCTTACGTCTGCCAGGTATTGACGGAAAAGCAAAAATGAGCAAATCTCTCGGAAACTGCATCTACCTTTCAGATGAAGAAGCTGATGTTAAGAAGAAGGTTATGTCCATGTTCACAGACCCAAATCATCTTCGTGTGGAAGATCCGGGACGTGTGGAAGGAAACCCTGTATTTATTTATCTGGATGCATTCTGTAAACCGGAATATTTCGCAGAGTTCCTGCCTGAATATCAGAATCTGGATGAACTGAAAGCTCATTATACACGCGGCGGTCTGGGTGATGTCAAGGTTAAGAAATTCCTGAATAAAGTACTCCAGGCAGAGCTTTCTCCAATCCGCGAGAGACGTAAATACTGGGAGCAGCATCTTGATGATGTATATGATATCCTCAAAGAGGGAAGCAGGATTGCTGAAGCAAAAGCTGCACAGACACTTCATGATGTTCGTTCGGCAATGCAGATCAACTACTTTGATGATAACAGCTTAATCAAATAA
- a CDS encoding IS110 family transposase, giving the protein MNAVGIDVSKGKSMVTILRPFGEIVSSPFEIKHTSSDIHSLIKLIHSIEGESRVVMEHTGRYYEALAHQLSAADLFVSAVNPKLVKDFNNDSLRKIKSDKADSVKIACYALDKWQSLEPYSITNELRAQLKVMNRQFHFYVKQKTAMKNNLIGLIDQTYPNANTYFNSPTRSDGSQKWVDFVSTYWHVDCIRKMSLNAFVEHYQNWCKRKKYAFNKSKAEEIYTKTKELVPVFPKNEITKHIIRQAIDQLNSTSVTVETIRTLMNETASKLPEYSIVMQFKGIGPSLGPQLMAEIGDVTRFTHKGALAAFAGVDPGVNESGSYTQKSVPTSKRGSSNLRKTLFQVMDVLIKTMPQDDPVYQFMDRKRTQGKPYYVYMTAGANKFLRIYYGRVKEYLSVLPDPS; this is encoded by the coding sequence ATGAACGCAGTAGGTATCGATGTTTCAAAAGGTAAAAGTATGGTTACAATTCTGAGACCATTTGGGGAGATTGTATCCTCTCCTTTTGAGATTAAGCACACATCCAGTGATATCCATTCACTTATTAAACTTATTCATTCTATCGAAGGTGAATCCCGGGTTGTAATGGAACATACCGGCCGCTACTACGAAGCACTTGCTCACCAGCTTTCAGCAGCAGATCTCTTTGTCAGTGCTGTTAATCCCAAGTTGGTCAAAGATTTTAATAACGATTCTCTTCGCAAAATCAAGTCCGACAAAGCTGATTCTGTCAAGATTGCCTGCTACGCTCTTGACAAATGGCAAAGTCTTGAACCGTATAGTATTACAAATGAATTACGCGCTCAGCTAAAGGTCATGAATCGTCAGTTCCATTTCTATGTGAAACAAAAAACGGCTATGAAAAATAATCTTATTGGCCTCATTGACCAGACCTATCCAAATGCAAATACTTATTTCAATAGTCCCACCCGCAGTGATGGTTCCCAGAAATGGGTTGATTTTGTCTCTACATACTGGCATGTAGATTGCATTCGTAAAATGTCTCTAAACGCTTTTGTTGAACATTATCAGAACTGGTGCAAGCGCAAAAAATATGCCTTCAATAAATCAAAAGCGGAAGAAATTTACACCAAAACAAAGGAACTTGTTCCAGTATTTCCTAAGAATGAAATAACCAAACATATCATCAGACAAGCTATCGATCAGCTCAACAGTACTTCCGTTACTGTCGAAACAATACGCACTCTCATGAACGAGACTGCCTCAAAGCTTCCTGAATACTCAATTGTCATGCAGTTTAAAGGGATTGGTCCATCTCTCGGTCCACAGCTTATGGCTGAGATCGGTGATGTAACCAGATTCACGCATAAAGGAGCCCTTGCTGCATTCGCCGGAGTTGATCCTGGGGTAAACGAATCTGGTTCCTATACACAAAAAAGCGTCCCAACATCCAAACGTGGATCTTCAAATTTAAGAAAGACTCTTTTTCAAGTAATGGATGTTCTTATCAAAACCATGCCTCAGGATGATCCTGTATATCAATTCATGGACAGAAAACGCACCCAGGGTAAGCCTTACTATGTTTATATGACTGCAGGTGCTAATAAATTTCTCAGAATATACTATGGACGAGTGAAAGAATATCTTTCTGTTCTTCCTGATCCAAGCTAA
- a CDS encoding transposase, producing the protein MNIRHTGKGCGYPGSAHGIPKRLAYDGSGAVTRDWENHSLCTFQTGKRYNCDLSASYNIGARYFIRELLKPLPATERSLPEAKVPPVKRRTSCVYADLRKLHSEMECLKAA; encoded by the coding sequence GTGAACATCAGGCACACAGGAAAGGGATGCGGGTATCCAGGATCTGCGCATGGAATACCAAAGAGACTGGCTTATGATGGTTCCGGGGCGGTAACACGTGACTGGGAAAATCACAGCCTCTGTACTTTCCAGACAGGAAAACGATATAATTGTGACCTGTCAGCATCCTATAATATAGGGGCGAGATATTTTATAAGGGAACTTTTAAAACCCCTTCCGGCAACGGAAAGGTCTTTACCGGAGGCAAAAGTCCCTCCTGTAAAGCGTAGAACCTCATGCGTTTATGCAGATCTGAGGAAACTCCATTCAGAAATGGAATGTTTAAAAGCAGCATAG
- a CDS encoding AAA family ATPase, whose protein sequence is MPVFDFSGASDKKTGVQSECTYTTFQSNEKETSPEKPIMILDNSSRQWKHHSCGIFTNPIKRTSFEFKEDDGVFSADIISIDSRFVSLLKWLGENHINVRLSGENKENGYAVYKIRETAFGGGTKLSAEDGFLQFMIERLLASSAPAELVEDEDEEEAGDEMKLTSIQSITDFMTCAGRTLPDNIRLWARRNLAVARSHEVSPEERRHAQRALSIMMNVQWKSNYFEAIDPQEARRILDEELYGMESVKQRIIETIIQINRTHTLPAYGLLLVGPAGTGKSQIAYAVARILKLPWTTLDMSSINDPEQLTGSSRIYANAKPGIIMEAFSAAGESNLVFIINELDKAASGKGNGNPADVLLTLLDNLGFTDNYMECMVPTVGVYPIATANDKSQISAPLMSRFAVIDIPDYTSEEKKIIFSKYVLPKVLKRMSLKAEECVVTEDGLDAVVELHKNTSGIRDLEQAAEHIAANALYQIEVDHLTGVTFNAEMVRGLLS, encoded by the coding sequence ATGCCAGTATTTGATTTCAGCGGTGCTTCAGACAAGAAAACAGGCGTACAGTCTGAATGTACCTACACTACGTTCCAGTCCAATGAAAAGGAGACTTCCCCTGAGAAACCGATCATGATCCTGGATAACAGCAGCCGTCAGTGGAAACATCATTCCTGCGGTATTTTTACTAATCCGATTAAACGTACATCCTTTGAATTTAAAGAAGATGACGGCGTTTTCAGTGCAGATATTATCAGTATTGATTCAAGATTTGTAAGTCTTCTGAAATGGCTTGGGGAGAATCATATCAATGTGCGTCTTTCTGGAGAGAATAAAGAGAATGGTTATGCAGTTTATAAGATTCGTGAAACCGCTTTTGGCGGCGGCACGAAACTCTCCGCAGAGGACGGATTTCTTCAGTTTATGATCGAGAGACTTCTTGCAAGCAGTGCACCTGCAGAGCTTGTTGAGGATGAAGATGAGGAAGAAGCAGGGGACGAGATGAAGCTGACAAGCATTCAGAGCATCACTGATTTTATGACCTGCGCAGGCAGAACCCTGCCGGATAATATCCGTCTCTGGGCGAGAAGAAACCTTGCAGTTGCCCGTTCACACGAAGTATCTCCAGAGGAGAGACGTCATGCTCAGAGAGCACTTTCCATCATGATGAATGTACAGTGGAAGAGCAATTATTTTGAAGCAATCGATCCTCAGGAAGCCCGCAGGATCCTTGATGAGGAACTCTACGGAATGGAATCTGTAAAGCAGCGTATCATTGAAACAATCATACAGATCAACCGTACCCATACACTTCCTGCATACGGACTTCTCCTTGTAGGTCCTGCAGGTACAGGCAAATCTCAGATTGCCTATGCAGTTGCCCGTATTCTGAAACTGCCTTGGACAACTCTGGACATGAGTTCCATCAATGATCCGGAACAGCTTACAGGAAGTTCCAGAATCTATGCAAACGCAAAGCCCGGAATCATTATGGAAGCTTTCTCGGCAGCAGGAGAATCCAACCTTGTATTTATCATCAACGAGCTTGATAAAGCAGCGTCAGGTAAGGGCAACGGAAACCCTGCAGACGTACTTCTTACTCTGCTTGACAACCTTGGATTTACAGATAACTATATGGAATGTATGGTGCCTACAGTGGGCGTTTATCCTATTGCTACGGCAAACGATAAGTCCCAGATCAGCGCACCTCTGATGTCCCGTTTCGCGGTGATCGATATCCCGGATTATACATCAGAAGAGAAGAAGATCATCTTCTCCAAATACGTTCTTCCGAAAGTTTTGAAACGCATGAGCCTGAAAGCAGAAGAATGTGTAGTAACAGAAGACGGTCTGGATGCCGTCGTTGAATTGCATAAAAATACAAGCGGTATTCGTGATCTGGAACAGGCAGCAGAGCATATCGCAGCCAATGCCCTGTATCAGATTGAAGTAGATCACCTGACAGGTGTGACATTTAATGCAGAGATGGTAAGAGGGTTACTTTCCTGA
- the ribD gene encoding bifunctional diaminohydroxyphosphoribosylaminopyrimidine deaminase/5-amino-6-(5-phosphoribosylamino)uracil reductase RibD, whose protein sequence is MEQDRQYMKMALELAQKGMGFTAPNPMVGAVIVKNGRIIGQGYHRKYGELHAEREALAVCTEEPKGASIYVTLEPCCHYGKQPPCVNAILETGIKRVIIGSSDPNPLVAGKGIRILKDHGIEVTENILKEECDKLNEAFFYYIQNKKPYVVMKYAMTMDGKIAAYTGESKWVTGEAARIHVQEQRLKYTGIMVGVGTVLADDPMLTCRLENSRNPVRIICDSHLRTPLTSKIVRTAVTIPTIIASSSKDQQKIKNYEELGCQVLYVPEKNGHIDLNRLMELLGAAKIDSILLEGGGSLNWSALESGIVQKVQTYIAPKLFGGEEAKTPVEGKGFPDPASAVLLKNSEITRLGDDLLIESEVK, encoded by the coding sequence ATGGAACAGGACAGGCAGTATATGAAAATGGCTTTGGAACTGGCGCAAAAAGGAATGGGTTTTACAGCACCTAATCCGATGGTGGGTGCTGTGATCGTTAAAAACGGAAGAATCATTGGCCAGGGATATCATAGAAAATATGGCGAACTTCATGCGGAGAGAGAAGCTCTGGCAGTGTGTACGGAAGAACCCAAAGGAGCATCTATATATGTTACTTTAGAACCCTGCTGCCATTATGGAAAACAGCCTCCATGCGTGAATGCAATCTTGGAGACCGGAATCAAACGCGTGATCATCGGATCATCAGATCCTAATCCGCTGGTTGCAGGAAAAGGAATCCGGATTTTGAAGGATCATGGAATTGAAGTAACAGAAAATATTTTAAAAGAAGAGTGTGATAAATTGAATGAAGCATTCTTTTATTACATCCAAAATAAAAAACCGTATGTGGTCATGAAATATGCAATGACTATGGATGGGAAAATTGCCGCTTATACAGGTGAATCCAAATGGGTGACAGGAGAAGCTGCCAGAATTCATGTACAGGAACAGCGACTGAAATATACAGGAATTATGGTCGGGGTGGGAACTGTGCTGGCAGATGATCCGATGCTCACCTGCAGACTGGAAAACAGCAGAAATCCTGTGCGTATTATCTGCGATTCCCATCTGAGAACACCACTGACATCTAAGATTGTAAGAACAGCAGTGACAATTCCTACAATCATTGCAAGCAGCAGTAAAGATCAGCAGAAGATAAAGAATTATGAAGAGCTGGGATGCCAGGTTCTGTATGTTCCGGAGAAAAACGGACACATAGATTTAAACAGATTAATGGAACTTCTGGGAGCTGCAAAGATAGACAGTATTTTGCTGGAAGGAGGGGGTTCTTTAAACTGGTCAGCACTGGAAAGCGGTATTGTTCAGAAAGTTCAGACCTATATAGCACCCAAACTTTTTGGAGGCGAAGAAGCAAAGACACCGGTGGAAGGAAAGGGATTTCCTGATCCTGCCAGTGCAGTATTATTAAAAAACAGCGAAATAACCAGATTAGGAGATGATCTTCTCATAGAGAGCGAGGTGAAGTGA
- a CDS encoding IS200/IS605 family accessory protein TnpB-related protein codes for MQIISSYGVELRKQNIPIRQTLEIYRSAVSYLIGIYVQVWEELAEIPDAKRRFNAAEHLVHTTKKNHACFDFDIRFPKMPSYLRRSAIQHALGTVSSYKTRLDLWEKTDGKSGKPKLVYENHAMPVFYRDVMYREGAEGKDEAYLKLYDGHDWKWSCVRLDHTDMEYLRKCWSGKKASAPTLEKRHRKYFLRFSYKEEVTLNKTPVKEQIICSVDLGINTDAVCTIMRADGTVLGRRFIDHPSEKDRMYRTLGRIRRFQREHGSAQTQGRWAYTKRLNTELGKKTAGAIVRYAEENHADVIVFEYLEMQGKISGKKKQKLHLWRKRDIQKCCEHQAHRKGMRVSRICAWNTKETGL; via the coding sequence ATGCAGATAATATCCAGTTATGGTGTGGAATTACGAAAACAGAATATCCCAATCCGCCAGACACTGGAGATCTACCGTTCTGCTGTCAGCTATCTGATTGGGATTTATGTGCAGGTATGGGAAGAATTAGCAGAAATCCCGGATGCAAAGAGGCGTTTTAATGCTGCAGAACATCTGGTACATACTACGAAGAAAAACCATGCCTGTTTTGATTTTGATATCCGGTTCCCAAAGATGCCTTCCTATCTGCGCAGATCTGCCATCCAGCATGCACTGGGGACAGTATCCTCTTATAAAACACGGCTGGATCTATGGGAAAAGACCGACGGAAAGAGCGGGAAACCAAAGCTTGTATATGAAAACCACGCCATGCCGGTCTTCTACCGTGATGTCATGTATCGTGAAGGCGCGGAAGGGAAAGACGAAGCATACCTGAAACTCTATGACGGTCATGACTGGAAATGGTCCTGTGTACGTCTGGATCATACGGATATGGAATATCTGAGAAAATGCTGGTCAGGGAAAAAGGCATCTGCCCCGACTCTGGAAAAGAGACACCGGAAGTATTTTTTGCGTTTTTCCTATAAAGAGGAAGTAACACTTAACAAAACACCTGTGAAAGAACAGATTATCTGCAGCGTGGACTTAGGGATCAATACCGATGCAGTCTGTACGATCATGCGGGCAGACGGAACTGTCCTGGGAAGAAGATTCATAGATCATCCCAGTGAAAAAGACCGGATGTACCGTACATTGGGACGGATCCGCAGATTCCAGAGGGAACATGGCTCTGCGCAGACACAGGGAAGATGGGCATATACGAAACGTCTGAACACAGAACTGGGTAAAAAGACTGCAGGTGCGATTGTAAGATATGCGGAAGAAAACCATGCAGATGTGATCGTGTTCGAGTATCTGGAGATGCAGGGGAAGATATCGGGAAAGAAAAAACAGAAACTGCACCTGTGGAGAAAAAGAGATATCCAGAAGTGTTGTGAACATCAGGCACACAGGAAAGGGATGCGGGTATCCAGGATCTGCGCATGGAATACCAAAGAGACTGGCTTATGA
- a CDS encoding AraC family transcriptional regulator produces MSSQSFRFSPEHPTAQNITLLNTSSSRYEGDWPSIPHSHAFTELFYVRDGQGDFLIEDQIFPISKDDLVIINPHINHTEISKGSPPLSYFTVGVDGLCFSFNGHKEYRIFNCREKKTDLLFYFNSLFQELDRQSEGYETICSHMLDILILQLRRITDSPFELITAQHPSKECAHIKRYLDSNYGENITLDHLSELSHLNKYYLSHEFTKYYGISPINYLNRKRIEVCKELLENTDYGISDIAHLTGFSSQSYLSQSFRKSCGMTAGTYRKLKKKRKDPI; encoded by the coding sequence ATGAGCTCACAATCATTTCGTTTCAGCCCCGAACACCCAACAGCTCAAAATATTACACTTTTAAATACCTCTTCTTCCCGCTACGAGGGTGACTGGCCCAGTATTCCTCACTCTCATGCCTTTACAGAATTGTTCTATGTACGTGACGGTCAGGGAGATTTTCTGATCGAGGATCAGATTTTCCCAATCTCAAAGGACGATCTGGTCATCATTAATCCACATATCAATCACACTGAAATCTCCAAAGGGAGTCCTCCTCTGAGTTATTTTACTGTAGGTGTGGATGGACTATGTTTTTCCTTTAACGGTCATAAAGAGTATCGCATTTTTAACTGTCGTGAAAAGAAAACAGATTTGTTATTTTACTTTAATTCTCTGTTTCAGGAGCTGGACAGACAGTCTGAAGGATATGAAACCATCTGCAGTCATATGCTGGATATTCTGATCCTGCAGCTTCGGCGCATTACGGATTCACCATTTGAACTGATCACCGCCCAGCATCCAAGTAAAGAATGCGCTCATATTAAGCGTTATCTTGACTCCAATTACGGAGAAAATATTACTCTGGATCACCTCTCAGAACTCAGTCATCTTAATAAGTATTATCTGAGTCATGAATTTACAAAATATTATGGGATTTCTCCTATCAATTATCTGAACCGGAAACGCATCGAAGTGTGCAAGGAGCTTCTGGAAAATACTGATTACGGGATTTCAGATATTGCACATCTCACAGGATTCTCCTCTCAGAGTTATCTCTCCCAGAGCTTTCGCAAATCCTGTGGCATGACTGCAGGAACTTACCGTAAACTTAAGAAAAAAAGAAAGGATCCTATTTAA
- the gnpA gene encoding 1,3-beta-galactosyl-N-acetylhexosamine phosphorylase has product MGKGRVTIPTDLDVVPQTLEMIEEWGADAIRDCDGTEFPQKLKDTGAKIYATYYTTRKDNAWAKAHPEEIQQMYIMTSFHTAVADTLEIHLMDHLYPDMLAVNTRDDIRRWWEVMDRTTGEPVPTDQWSYEEETGNVVILSAKRFHEYTVSFLAYIMWDPVHMYNAVVNDWKDVEPQITFDVRQPKTKAHSLERLRRFLDTHEYVDVVRFTTFFHQFTLIFDELAREKYVDWFGYSASVSPYILEQFEKEVGYPFRPEYIIDQGYMNNTYRIPSKEFKDFQAFQRREVAKLAKEMVDIVHEYGKEAMMFMGDHWIGMEPFMDEFASIGLDAVVGSVGNGATLRLFSDIKNVKYTEGRFLPYFFPDTFHEGGDPVKEAKVNWVTARRAILRSPIQRIGYGGYLKLALEFPDFVQYIKEVCEEFRTLYDNIQGTTPYCVKRVAVLNCWGKMRSWGNHMVHHAIYYKQNYSYFGIIEALSGAPFDVSFISFDDIKADKDLLKKFDVVINVGDADTAQSGGENWIDETIITAVREFVYNGGGFIGVGEPAAHQWQGRFIQLDDVLGVEEEHGFNLNTDKYNWEEHRDHFILKDAEGEIDFGEGKKNIYALPETEILIQKDQEVQMAVKTFGKGRGVYISGLPYSFKNSRVLYRAVLWSASAEEELHCWYSTNYNVEVHAYVKNGKYCVVNNTYEPQDTVVYRGDRSSFRLHMEANEIKWYQI; this is encoded by the coding sequence ATGGGAAAAGGTCGTGTAACCATACCAACTGACCTGGATGTAGTTCCACAGACACTGGAAATGATAGAAGAGTGGGGCGCTGATGCTATACGTGACTGTGACGGAACAGAATTTCCGCAGAAATTAAAAGACACAGGTGCCAAAATTTATGCAACCTACTATACAACCCGTAAGGACAATGCGTGGGCGAAAGCACATCCGGAAGAAATCCAGCAGATGTATATTATGACATCTTTCCATACAGCGGTTGCAGATACACTGGAGATTCATCTGATGGATCACCTCTATCCGGATATGCTTGCAGTCAACACAAGAGATGATATCCGCAGATGGTGGGAAGTAATGGATCGTACCACAGGAGAGCCGGTACCGACAGATCAGTGGTCATATGAAGAAGAGACAGGAAATGTAGTGATCTTATCTGCGAAACGCTTCCATGAATATACTGTAAGTTTCCTGGCATATATTATGTGGGATCCTGTACATATGTACAATGCAGTAGTAAATGACTGGAAAGACGTAGAACCGCAGATTACATTTGATGTGCGTCAGCCAAAAACAAAAGCTCATTCCCTGGAACGTCTGCGCAGATTCCTGGATACTCATGAGTATGTGGATGTTGTGCGCTTCACTACATTTTTCCATCAGTTTACTCTTATATTTGATGAACTTGCAAGAGAGAAATATGTAGACTGGTTTGGCTATTCAGCTTCAGTCAGCCCATATATTCTGGAGCAGTTTGAGAAAGAAGTGGGCTATCCTTTCAGACCGGAATATATCATTGACCAGGGATACATGAACAATACCTATCGGATTCCCTCAAAAGAATTCAAAGATTTCCAGGCATTTCAGAGACGCGAAGTTGCAAAGCTTGCCAAAGAGATGGTAGATATCGTACATGAATACGGAAAAGAGGCCATGATGTTCATGGGAGATCACTGGATTGGCATGGAACCGTTTATGGACGAATTTGCATCTATCGGACTGGATGCTGTAGTTGGAAGTGTTGGAAATGGTGCGACTCTGCGTCTGTTCAGTGATATTAAGAATGTAAAATATACAGAAGGACGATTTTTGCCATACTTTTTCCCGGATACGTTCCATGAAGGCGGCGATCCTGTAAAGGAGGCAAAAGTGAACTGGGTAACAGCAAGAAGAGCAATCCTTCGAAGCCCGATCCAGAGAATCGGATACGGCGGATATCTGAAACTTGCCCTGGAATTCCCGGATTTTGTACAGTATATCAAAGAAGTCTGCGAAGAGTTCCGCACTTTATATGATAACATTCAGGGAACGACTCCTTATTGCGTAAAACGGGTAGCAGTCCTGAACTGTTGGGGAAAGATGCGCTCATGGGGTAACCATATGGTACATCACGCCATCTATTACAAGCAGAATTATTCTTATTTCGGAATTATCGAAGCATTAAGCGGCGCACCGTTTGATGTATCATTTATCAGCTTTGACGATATCAAAGCAGACAAAGATCTTCTGAAGAAATTTGACGTAGTGATCAATGTGGGAGATGCGGACACTGCACAGTCAGGCGGCGAGAACTGGATCGACGAAACAATCATCACAGCAGTCAGAGAATTTGTATATAATGGCGGTGGATTTATCGGTGTAGGAGAACCGGCAGCACATCAGTGGCAGGGCAGATTCATTCAGTTAGATGATGTACTTGGAGTAGAAGAAGAACATGGATTTAACCTGAATACAGATAAATATAACTGGGAAGAACACAGAGATCATTTCATCCTTAAAGATGCAGAAGGCGAGATTGATTTCGGTGAAGGTAAGAAGAACATTTATGCCTTACCGGAAACAGAAATCTTAATCCAGAAAGACCAGGAAGTGCAGATGGCTGTAAAGACTTTCGGTAAAGGAAGAGGCGTTTATATCAGCGGACTTCCATACAGCTTCAAGAACAGCCGCGTGCTTTATCGTGCAGTCCTTTGGTCAGCATCCGCAGAGGAAGAACTTCACTGCTGGTATTCAACCAACTACAATGTAGAAGTACATGCTTACGTAAAAAATGGAAAATACTGCGTAGTCAACAACACTTACGAACCACAGGATACAGTAGTTTACAGAGGTGATAGAAGCAGTTTCCGGTTACATATGGAGGCAAATGAGATCAAATGGTATCAGATATGA